One Aegilops tauschii subsp. strangulata cultivar AL8/78 chromosome 7, Aet v6.0, whole genome shotgun sequence genomic window carries:
- the LOC109752976 gene encoding ABC transporter C family member 10 isoform X2 encodes MGSLTSGEVADSESQVTPFAKAGFFSKMSFWWLNPLMKMGYKKPLQDKDMPLLGATDRAHNQYSVFMEKLNAKKRPPSHAAPSFFWTIVSCHMHAILASGFFALLKVLTVTAGPVILKAFINVSVGKGNFKHEGYVLAALLFVCKCCESLSQRQWYFRTRRLGLQVRSLLSAAIYKKQQKLSNAAKMKHSSGNIMNYVIVDAYRIGESPYWFHQTWTTSVQLCISLVILYDAVGAAMISSLVVIVMTVLSNVPLARLQHKSKSKLMEAQDVRLKAMSESLVHMKVLKLYAWESHFKKVIEGLRKVEYKWLSAFQLRRAYNIFMFLSSPVLVSAATFLTCYLLKIPLNASSVFTFVATLHLVQDPIRLVPEVIAAVIQAKVAFTRISKFLDAPELNGQVRKKFCVGIDYPIAMNSCSFSWDERTSKQTLKNINLIVKGGEKIAICGEVGSGKSTLLAAVLGEVPKIEGMIQVCGKMAYVSQNAWIQSGTVQENILFGSPMDGERYHNTIARCSLVKDLETLPYGDCTQIGERGINLSGGQKQRVQLARALYQNADIYLLDDPFSAVDAHTATSLFNEYVMSALSDKTVLLVTHQVDFLPVFDSILLMSDGEVIRSAPYQDLLADCEEFKDLVNAHKDTTGVSDLNNNIPTQRPEEVSIKEKHDICGSRYTESVKLSPADQLIKKEERETGDAGVKPYMLYLRQNKGLLYFSLCMISYTMFVAGQILQNSWMAANVQNPRVSTLKLISVYIIIGVCTMFFLLLRSFVVVVLGIQTSRSLFSQLLNSLFRAPMSFFDSTPLGRVLSRVSLDLSIVDLDVPFSFAFSLGASLSAFSNLGVLVAITWQVLFVSVPVIVLAIWLQRYYLASAKELMRINGTTKSDLANHLGESISGAITIRAFEEEDRFFAKNLDLVDKNASPYFCNFAATEWLIQRLEILSTAVLSFSAFIMALLPQGTFSPGFVGMALSYGLSLNFAFVVSIEMQCKLANQIISVERVNQYMDIQSEAAEVVEENRPLSDWPQNGNVDIRDLKV; translated from the exons ATGGGTTCCCTCACAA GCGGTGAGGTAGCTGACTCTGAGAGTCAGGTGACTCCCTTTGCTAAAGCTGGGTTTTTCAGCAAGATGTCATTTTGGTGGTTGAATCCTCTAATGAAGATGGGCTACAAGAAACCCCTTCAGGACAAAGACATGCCACTTCTAGGCGCCACAGATCGAGCACACAACCAGTACTCAGTGTTCATGGAGAAGCTGAATGCCAAGAAGCGGCCGCCTTCACACGCCGCACCATCATTCTTCTGGACTATTGTTTCCTGTCACATGCATGCCATCTTGGCCTCGGGCTTCTTTGCTTTGCTCAAGGTTCTCACTGTAACTGCTGGCCCAGTAATTCTCAAGGCATTCATCAATGTATCAGTTGGGAAAGGGAACTTTAAACATGAAGGCTATGTGCTCGCTGCGTTGCTGTTTGTCTGCAAATGCTGTGAATCGTTGTCACAGAGACAGTGGTATTTCCGCACTAGGAGATTAGGACTGCAGGTGAGGTCACTCCTGTCAGCGGCTATATATAAGAAACAACAGAAGCTATCAAATGCAGCAAAAATGAAGCACTCTTCTGGAAATATTATGAACTATGTGATCGTCGATGCGTATCGGATTGGGGAATCCCCATACTGGTTCCATCAAACATGGACAACAAGTGTTCAGCTTTGCATTTCACTGGTAATTCTATACGATGCGGTTGGCGCTGCAATGATTTCATCTTTGGTTGTCATTGTTATGACCGTACTGTCCAATGTTCCATTGGCCAGACTGCAACACAAATCTAAGAGTAAACTTATGGAAGCACAAGATGTGAGATTGAAGGCCATGTCTGAGTCATTAGTTCATATGAAGGTCTTGAAACTTTATGCATGGGAATCTCACTTCAAGAAGGTCATCGAGGGGTTGAGAAAGGTTGAGTACAAGTGGTTGTCAGCATTCCAGCTTAGGAGGGCATACAACATTTTCATGTTCTTGTCTTCACCCGTTCTGGTTTCGGCAGCGACCTTTCTGACATGCTATCTTTTGAAAATCCCCCTTAATGCTAGCAGTGTCTTCACCTTTGTGGCAACTCTACATCTTGTGCAAGACCCAATAAGGTTAGTACCAGAAGTTATTGCAGCTGTGATACAGGCTAAGGTTGCGTTCACTCGGATATCAAAGTTCCTTGATGCACCTGAGCTAAACGGGCAAGTTAGGAAGAAATTTTGTGTTGGCATTGATTACCCTATAGCGATGAATTCGTGTAGCTTCTCGTGGGATGAGAGAACATCAAAACAAACTCTAAAGAATATAAATCTGATAGTCAAAGGTGGAGAAAAGATTGCGATTTGTGGAGAGGTAGGATCAGGAAAGTCGACACTTTTGGCTGCTGTACTCGGAGAGGTCCCCAAAATTGAAGGCATG ATCCAAGTCTGCGGGaaaatggcatatgtttctcagAATGCATGGATCCAATCAGGAACTGTGCAAGAAAATATTCTCTTTGGATCACCGATGGACGGGGAAAGATACCACAACACAATTGCGAGGTGCTCGTTGGTCAAGGACCTTGAAACGTTGCCATATGGAGATTGTACCCAAATTGGGGAGAGAGGCATAAATCTTAGTGGTGGTCAGAAGCAACGCGTCCAGCTTGCTCGTGCACTATACCAAAATGCAGACATCTATCTTCTTGATGACCCTTTCAGTGCTGTTGATGCCCATACAGCCACAAGTCTCTTCAAT GAATATGTCATGAGTGCTCTATCAGACAAGACCGTACTTTTGGTGACGCACCAAGTGGATTTTTTACCCGTATTTGACTCAATTTTG TTAATGTCAGATGGAGAGGTTATCCGGTCTGCACCTTATCAAGATCTATTGGCAGATTGTGAAGAATTTAAAGACCTTGTAAATGCCCATAAAGATACTACTGGTGTTTCGGATCTTAATAACAATATACCCACTCAAAGACCTGAGGAAGTATCAATAAAGGAGAAACATGATATTTGTGGAAGTAGATATACAGAGTCTGTGAAGCTATCACCGGCAGATCAACTGATCAAGAAAGAGGAAAGAGAAACAGGGGATGCAGGTGTTAAGCCTTATATGCTTTACCTGCGCCAGAACAAAGGCCTCCTGTATTTCTCTTTGTGTATGATTTCCTACACAATGTTTGTAGCTGGGCAAATATTACAGAATTCGTGGATGGCTGCTAATGTCCAAAATCCTCGTGTCAGTACACTGAAGTTAATTTCTGTCTACATTATTATCGGAGTTTGCACAATGTTCTTCTTGCTATTAAGATCTTTTGTGGTTGTTGTTCTTGGGATCCAGACATCAAGATCCTTATTTTCCCAATTGCTCAATTCATTGTTCCGTGCACCAATGTCCTTTTTTGATTCTACTCCTCTTGGAAGGGTTCTTAGCCGG GTCTCTTTAGATTTGAGTATTGTTGACCTTGATGTTCCATTTTCCTTTGCGTTTAGTCTTGGTGCGAGCTTAAGTGCATTTAGCAATCTAGGGGTATTGGTTGCTATTACATGGCAAGTTCTGTTTGTATCCGTGCCAGTGATAGTTTTGGCAATTTGGTTGCAG AGGTACTATCTTGCCTCAGCCAAGGAATTGATGCGGATCAATGGTACTACCAAGTCTGATCTAGCAAATCACTTAGGTGAATCGATTTCAGGGGCTATAACAATAAGGGCCTTTGAGGAAGAAGATCGTTTCTTTGCTAAAAATTTGGATCTTGTTGACAAGAATGCCAGTCCATATTTCTGTAATTTTGCAGCAACTGAATGGTTGATTCAACGTCTGGAGATACTGAGCACTGcagttctttctttttctgccttCATCATGGCCCTCCTTCCTCAAGGAACCTTTAGCCCTG GTTTTGTGGGAATGGCATTGTCCTATGGTCTTTCCCTAAATTTTGCGTTTGTTGTCTCTATTGAAATGCAATGCAAACTTGCGAATCAAATAATCTCGGTGGAACGGGTGAACCAGTACATGGACATACAAAGTGAAGCAGCAGAAGTTGTTGAAGAAAATCGACCGTTATCAGATTGGCCCCAAAATGGCAATGTGGATATTAGGGATTTGAAG gtatAG
- the LOC109752976 gene encoding ABC transporter C family member 10 isoform X1, whose protein sequence is MGSLTSGEVADSESQVTPFAKAGFFSKMSFWWLNPLMKMGYKKPLQDKDMPLLGATDRAHNQYSVFMEKLNAKKRPPSHAAPSFFWTIVSCHMHAILASGFFALLKVLTVTAGPVILKAFINVSVGKGNFKHEGYVLAALLFVCKCCESLSQRQWYFRTRRLGLQVRSLLSAAIYKKQQKLSNAAKMKHSSGNIMNYVIVDAYRIGESPYWFHQTWTTSVQLCISLVILYDAVGAAMISSLVVIVMTVLSNVPLARLQHKSKSKLMEAQDVRLKAMSESLVHMKVLKLYAWESHFKKVIEGLRKVEYKWLSAFQLRRAYNIFMFLSSPVLVSAATFLTCYLLKIPLNASSVFTFVATLHLVQDPIRLVPEVIAAVIQAKVAFTRISKFLDAPELNGQVRKKFCVGIDYPIAMNSCSFSWDERTSKQTLKNINLIVKGGEKIAICGEVGSGKSTLLAAVLGEVPKIEGMIQVCGKMAYVSQNAWIQSGTVQENILFGSPMDGERYHNTIARCSLVKDLETLPYGDCTQIGERGINLSGGQKQRVQLARALYQNADIYLLDDPFSAVDAHTATSLFNEYVMSALSDKTVLLVTHQVDFLPVFDSILLMSDGEVIRSAPYQDLLADCEEFKDLVNAHKDTTGVSDLNNNIPTQRPEEVSIKEKHDICGSRYTESVKLSPADQLIKKEERETGDAGVKPYMLYLRQNKGLLYFSLCMISYTMFVAGQILQNSWMAANVQNPRVSTLKLISVYIIIGVCTMFFLLLRSFVVVVLGIQTSRSLFSQLLNSLFRAPMSFFDSTPLGRVLSRVSLDLSIVDLDVPFSFAFSLGASLSAFSNLGVLVAITWQVLFVSVPVIVLAIWLQRYYLASAKELMRINGTTKSDLANHLGESISGAITIRAFEEEDRFFAKNLDLVDKNASPYFCNFAATEWLIQRLEILSTAVLSFSAFIMALLPQGTFSPGFVGMALSYGLSLNFAFVVSIEMQCKLANQIISVERVNQYMDIQSEAAEVVEENRPLSDWPQNGNVDIRDLKIRYRKDAPLVLHGITCRLEGGDKIGIVGRTGSGKTTLIGALFRLVEPAEGRIIIDSVDISTIGLHDLRSHLGIIPQDPTLFQGTVRYNLDPLGKFSDQQIWEVLDKCQLLEAVQEKEQGLDSHVVEDGSNWSMGQRQLFCLGRALLRRCRILVLDEATASIDNATDAILQKTIRTEFKYCTVITVAHRIPTVMDCDMVLAMSDGRVVEYDKPIKLMETEGSLFRNLVNEYWSYTSNGNI, encoded by the exons ATGGGTTCCCTCACAA GCGGTGAGGTAGCTGACTCTGAGAGTCAGGTGACTCCCTTTGCTAAAGCTGGGTTTTTCAGCAAGATGTCATTTTGGTGGTTGAATCCTCTAATGAAGATGGGCTACAAGAAACCCCTTCAGGACAAAGACATGCCACTTCTAGGCGCCACAGATCGAGCACACAACCAGTACTCAGTGTTCATGGAGAAGCTGAATGCCAAGAAGCGGCCGCCTTCACACGCCGCACCATCATTCTTCTGGACTATTGTTTCCTGTCACATGCATGCCATCTTGGCCTCGGGCTTCTTTGCTTTGCTCAAGGTTCTCACTGTAACTGCTGGCCCAGTAATTCTCAAGGCATTCATCAATGTATCAGTTGGGAAAGGGAACTTTAAACATGAAGGCTATGTGCTCGCTGCGTTGCTGTTTGTCTGCAAATGCTGTGAATCGTTGTCACAGAGACAGTGGTATTTCCGCACTAGGAGATTAGGACTGCAGGTGAGGTCACTCCTGTCAGCGGCTATATATAAGAAACAACAGAAGCTATCAAATGCAGCAAAAATGAAGCACTCTTCTGGAAATATTATGAACTATGTGATCGTCGATGCGTATCGGATTGGGGAATCCCCATACTGGTTCCATCAAACATGGACAACAAGTGTTCAGCTTTGCATTTCACTGGTAATTCTATACGATGCGGTTGGCGCTGCAATGATTTCATCTTTGGTTGTCATTGTTATGACCGTACTGTCCAATGTTCCATTGGCCAGACTGCAACACAAATCTAAGAGTAAACTTATGGAAGCACAAGATGTGAGATTGAAGGCCATGTCTGAGTCATTAGTTCATATGAAGGTCTTGAAACTTTATGCATGGGAATCTCACTTCAAGAAGGTCATCGAGGGGTTGAGAAAGGTTGAGTACAAGTGGTTGTCAGCATTCCAGCTTAGGAGGGCATACAACATTTTCATGTTCTTGTCTTCACCCGTTCTGGTTTCGGCAGCGACCTTTCTGACATGCTATCTTTTGAAAATCCCCCTTAATGCTAGCAGTGTCTTCACCTTTGTGGCAACTCTACATCTTGTGCAAGACCCAATAAGGTTAGTACCAGAAGTTATTGCAGCTGTGATACAGGCTAAGGTTGCGTTCACTCGGATATCAAAGTTCCTTGATGCACCTGAGCTAAACGGGCAAGTTAGGAAGAAATTTTGTGTTGGCATTGATTACCCTATAGCGATGAATTCGTGTAGCTTCTCGTGGGATGAGAGAACATCAAAACAAACTCTAAAGAATATAAATCTGATAGTCAAAGGTGGAGAAAAGATTGCGATTTGTGGAGAGGTAGGATCAGGAAAGTCGACACTTTTGGCTGCTGTACTCGGAGAGGTCCCCAAAATTGAAGGCATG ATCCAAGTCTGCGGGaaaatggcatatgtttctcagAATGCATGGATCCAATCAGGAACTGTGCAAGAAAATATTCTCTTTGGATCACCGATGGACGGGGAAAGATACCACAACACAATTGCGAGGTGCTCGTTGGTCAAGGACCTTGAAACGTTGCCATATGGAGATTGTACCCAAATTGGGGAGAGAGGCATAAATCTTAGTGGTGGTCAGAAGCAACGCGTCCAGCTTGCTCGTGCACTATACCAAAATGCAGACATCTATCTTCTTGATGACCCTTTCAGTGCTGTTGATGCCCATACAGCCACAAGTCTCTTCAAT GAATATGTCATGAGTGCTCTATCAGACAAGACCGTACTTTTGGTGACGCACCAAGTGGATTTTTTACCCGTATTTGACTCAATTTTG TTAATGTCAGATGGAGAGGTTATCCGGTCTGCACCTTATCAAGATCTATTGGCAGATTGTGAAGAATTTAAAGACCTTGTAAATGCCCATAAAGATACTACTGGTGTTTCGGATCTTAATAACAATATACCCACTCAAAGACCTGAGGAAGTATCAATAAAGGAGAAACATGATATTTGTGGAAGTAGATATACAGAGTCTGTGAAGCTATCACCGGCAGATCAACTGATCAAGAAAGAGGAAAGAGAAACAGGGGATGCAGGTGTTAAGCCTTATATGCTTTACCTGCGCCAGAACAAAGGCCTCCTGTATTTCTCTTTGTGTATGATTTCCTACACAATGTTTGTAGCTGGGCAAATATTACAGAATTCGTGGATGGCTGCTAATGTCCAAAATCCTCGTGTCAGTACACTGAAGTTAATTTCTGTCTACATTATTATCGGAGTTTGCACAATGTTCTTCTTGCTATTAAGATCTTTTGTGGTTGTTGTTCTTGGGATCCAGACATCAAGATCCTTATTTTCCCAATTGCTCAATTCATTGTTCCGTGCACCAATGTCCTTTTTTGATTCTACTCCTCTTGGAAGGGTTCTTAGCCGG GTCTCTTTAGATTTGAGTATTGTTGACCTTGATGTTCCATTTTCCTTTGCGTTTAGTCTTGGTGCGAGCTTAAGTGCATTTAGCAATCTAGGGGTATTGGTTGCTATTACATGGCAAGTTCTGTTTGTATCCGTGCCAGTGATAGTTTTGGCAATTTGGTTGCAG AGGTACTATCTTGCCTCAGCCAAGGAATTGATGCGGATCAATGGTACTACCAAGTCTGATCTAGCAAATCACTTAGGTGAATCGATTTCAGGGGCTATAACAATAAGGGCCTTTGAGGAAGAAGATCGTTTCTTTGCTAAAAATTTGGATCTTGTTGACAAGAATGCCAGTCCATATTTCTGTAATTTTGCAGCAACTGAATGGTTGATTCAACGTCTGGAGATACTGAGCACTGcagttctttctttttctgccttCATCATGGCCCTCCTTCCTCAAGGAACCTTTAGCCCTG GTTTTGTGGGAATGGCATTGTCCTATGGTCTTTCCCTAAATTTTGCGTTTGTTGTCTCTATTGAAATGCAATGCAAACTTGCGAATCAAATAATCTCGGTGGAACGGGTGAACCAGTACATGGACATACAAAGTGAAGCAGCAGAAGTTGTTGAAGAAAATCGACCGTTATCAGATTGGCCCCAAAATGGCAATGTGGATATTAGGGATTTGAAG atcaggtatAGGAAAGATGCTCCCCTTGTACTACATGGAATCACTTGCAGGCTTGAAGGTGGAGACAAGATTGGTATAGTTGGTCGAACGGGAAGTGGCAAGACAACGTTAATTGGTGCATTGTTTCGTCTTGTTGAACCCGCCGAAGGGAGAATAATTATAGACTCTGTGGACATCAGCACGATAGGCTTGCATGACCTGCGTTCGCATTTGGGTATCATTCCACAAGATCCAACACTTTTTCAGGGTACAGTAAGATACAATCTAGATCCCCTTGGGAAATTCTCAGATCAACAAATATGGGAG GTTCTTGACAAATGTCAACTTCTTGAAGCTGTCCAGGAGAAGGAACAGGGACTGGATTCACATG TTGTGGAAGACGGGTCGAACTGGAGTATGGGTCAAAGGCAGCTCTTCTGTCTGGGACGCGCACTTTTGAGAAGATGCCGCATCTTAGTTCTGGATGAAGCGACAGCCTCCATAGACAATGCAACAGATGCTATCCTTCAGAAAACGATCCGGACAGAATTCAAATATTGCACCGTTATTACAGTTGCACACCGTATACCAACAGTTATGGACTGCGATATGGTACTTGCAATGAGCGACG GGAGAGTAGTGGAGTATGACAAACCTATAAAGCTCATGGAAACTGAAGGATCTCTCTTCCGCAATCTGGTCAACGAGTACTGGTCATACACATCGAACGGAAATATTTAG